A region from the Methylovorus glucosotrophus genome encodes:
- a CDS encoding pirin family protein gives MLELLKNSQRGAADHGWLQSNHSFSFGHYWNPEQMGFGPLVVINEDRVQPAQGFGTHGHRDMEIISYVLSGALEHKDSMGNGSVIRYGDVQRMSAGTGVRHSEFNHSKTERVHFLQIWIEPSAKDINPGYEEKHFPVESKQGQLRLIASPDGRDGSVVIHQDALMFASILDTNDAVTYQIEPNRTAYLHLIRGALEVNGQKLTTGDALKIKDVASLSIGHASQAEFLLFDLPY, from the coding sequence ATGTTAGAGCTACTCAAGAATTCGCAACGCGGCGCAGCAGACCACGGTTGGCTGCAATCGAACCACTCTTTCTCGTTCGGCCACTACTGGAATCCCGAGCAGATGGGGTTTGGCCCGCTGGTGGTGATCAATGAAGACCGTGTACAGCCTGCCCAGGGCTTTGGCACTCACGGCCACCGTGACATGGAAATTATCAGCTACGTGCTGAGCGGCGCGCTTGAGCATAAAGACAGCATGGGCAATGGCTCGGTGATTCGCTATGGCGATGTGCAACGCATGAGCGCAGGCACCGGTGTGCGCCACAGCGAATTCAACCACTCAAAAACCGAGCGCGTGCACTTCTTGCAGATCTGGATAGAGCCGAGCGCCAAGGACATTAACCCTGGCTATGAGGAAAAGCACTTCCCAGTGGAAAGCAAGCAGGGACAGTTGCGCCTGATCGCCTCGCCTGACGGCCGCGATGGTTCGGTCGTGATTCATCAGGATGCGCTCATGTTCGCCAGCATCCTGGATACGAATGACGCCGTAACTTACCAGATCGAGCCAAACCGCACCGCCTATCTGCACCTGATCAGAGGCGCACTGGAAGTCAACGGCCAGAAGCTGACCACTGGTGACGCCCTCAAGATCAAGGACGTTGCCAGCCTGAGCATCGGCCATGCCAGCCAGGCGGAGTTCCTGCTGTTTGATCTTCCTTATTGA
- a CDS encoding LysR family transcriptional regulator — protein MFRISLDALLVLDAVDRLGSFAAAGGALFKVPSTISYTISKLEQDLGVQIYERQGPKVTLTKVGLELLTEGRHLIRAAEELEQRVKRVASGWETELNIGMDTMFSTRTLILDITAFCAIAGTRIKLVQESLSGTWESLLEGRVDILIGAAGEGPSGGGYAREVLGMTEFVFCVAPSHPLAAIDKPLGKNDLAPYRAVVVSDSVRRLAPRTVGLLLGQDTLSVPTMQAKLDYQVAGLGFGFLPLPLAQPALDQGLLVARQVQEPRPPEPVCLAWRTAEAGEGLKWWIARMKESPDIVARLWADSLHQSANGKGFP, from the coding sequence ATGTTTAGAATTAGCCTGGATGCCTTGCTGGTACTGGATGCGGTAGATCGCCTTGGATCGTTTGCTGCCGCTGGTGGCGCCTTGTTCAAAGTCCCGTCGACGATTTCCTACACCATCAGCAAGCTGGAGCAGGATCTGGGCGTGCAGATTTATGAACGGCAGGGCCCCAAGGTTACGCTGACCAAGGTGGGACTCGAATTGCTCACGGAGGGGCGCCATCTGATCCGCGCGGCGGAGGAGCTTGAACAGCGGGTCAAGCGCGTGGCTTCTGGCTGGGAGACGGAACTCAATATCGGCATGGATACCATGTTTTCCACGCGGACCTTGATTCTAGACATTACGGCCTTCTGTGCTATTGCCGGAACACGGATCAAGCTGGTGCAGGAATCCCTGTCCGGGACCTGGGAGAGTTTGCTGGAAGGGCGCGTGGACATCCTGATTGGGGCTGCCGGTGAAGGTCCCTCGGGTGGCGGGTATGCCAGGGAAGTACTGGGTATGACGGAGTTTGTATTTTGCGTAGCTCCCAGCCATCCACTCGCTGCGATCGATAAGCCTTTGGGCAAAAATGATCTGGCGCCTTATCGAGCCGTGGTGGTGAGCGATTCGGTGCGACGTCTGGCGCCGCGTACTGTGGGCTTGCTACTGGGGCAGGATACCTTGTCCGTTCCTACCATGCAGGCCAAGCTGGATTATCAGGTGGCGGGGCTGGGCTTTGGTTTTCTGCCACTTCCTCTTGCGCAACCAGCGCTGGATCAGGGCCTGCTAGTCGCCAGGCAAGTACAGGAGCCGCGCCCGCCAGAACCTGTGTGTCTCGCATGGCGCACGGCAGAAGCAGGCGAAGGCCTCAAGTGGTGGATTGCCCGGATGAAAGAATCCCCTGATATCGTGGCGCGCCTGTGGGCAGATAGCCTACACCAGAGCGCTAACGGTAAAGGTTTCCCCTGA
- a CDS encoding helix-turn-helix transcriptional regulator, with product MMGKAADTKLTHIAQDGLHLYRYDMAAGARISMEKVFHEEIAIIGFERCAWHSSQNGRYYFETPDCLVIRDAGQIFSLESAYISPSGAVCRELRFTPEYLDALCAQLELPQPTLDYSNPLLAFEPLTRLFMRTHSLMESNDCALAKSSYLATFFYALLNIKLPPQIAQQGQTNPKKLNFAIEYLRAYFSDAITLPALAAHIGMNPFVLIRQFKKHLGITPHEYLQIYRVIQARKLIAQGHKLSEVAPLCGFADQSHLTRSFRKKMGVTPGRYYSL from the coding sequence ATGATGGGCAAGGCAGCAGACACAAAACTTACACATATCGCGCAGGATGGCCTGCACCTTTACCGCTATGACATGGCGGCGGGTGCGCGTATCAGCATGGAAAAAGTATTCCATGAAGAAATCGCCATCATCGGCTTCGAACGCTGCGCCTGGCATAGCTCGCAAAATGGCCGCTATTATTTTGAGACCCCTGATTGCCTGGTGATCCGGGATGCAGGTCAGATATTTTCCCTGGAGTCTGCGTATATTTCCCCCAGTGGCGCGGTTTGCCGCGAGTTGCGATTTACGCCGGAATATCTCGACGCATTGTGCGCGCAGCTGGAGCTGCCCCAACCAACGCTGGATTACAGCAACCCATTGCTAGCCTTCGAGCCGCTGACTCGACTGTTCATGCGCACGCATAGCCTGATGGAAAGCAACGATTGTGCGCTGGCAAAATCCAGCTATCTCGCGACCTTTTTCTATGCGCTGCTCAATATCAAGCTGCCACCCCAGATCGCGCAGCAGGGGCAGACTAATCCCAAAAAACTCAACTTCGCCATTGAATACCTGCGCGCATATTTCAGTGATGCCATTACGTTGCCGGCGCTGGCGGCCCATATCGGCATGAATCCGTTTGTGCTGATTCGCCAATTCAAAAAACATCTGGGGATCACCCCACATGAGTATTTACAGATATACCGTGTCATTCAGGCCCGCAAACTGATCGCGCAAGGCCACAAGCTCAGCGAGGTGGCACCGCTGTGCGGATTCGCCGACCAAAGCCACCTGACCCGCAGCTTCCGCAAAAAAATGGGAGTAACGCCGGGGCGCTACTATTCGCTTTGA
- a CDS encoding MarR family winged helix-turn-helix transcriptional regulator, producing MSQGSTDTPTLSNLLCYALYSSSLAMSRVYRPLLAGLSLTYPQYLVLMVLWTQDGLTVSDIGESLSLNSATLTPLLKRMETTGYIHRARSSDDERQVVVSLTGKGQQTRHESARIMACISEASGLSDKKMAEMCLQLNSLRDHLNQTA from the coding sequence GTGTCCCAAGGTAGTACCGACACCCCGACGCTGAGCAATCTGCTCTGTTATGCGCTGTATTCCAGCTCGCTGGCCATGTCGCGGGTTTACCGTCCTTTGCTGGCAGGCCTGTCGCTGACATATCCGCAGTATCTGGTGCTCATGGTGTTATGGACGCAAGATGGATTAACCGTCTCGGATATCGGCGAGTCACTTTCTCTCAATTCGGCGACATTAACCCCCTTGCTGAAGCGCATGGAAACCACCGGCTACATCCACCGTGCGCGTTCTTCCGATGACGAACGCCAAGTGGTGGTCAGCCTGACGGGTAAAGGTCAGCAGACACGTCATGAATCCGCCCGCATCATGGCCTGCATCAGTGAAGCATCAGGGCTGAGCGATAAAAAAATGGCAGAAATGTGCTTACAGCTCAACAGCCTCAGGGATCACTTGAACCAGACGGCATAA
- a CDS encoding catalase family peroxidase, which translates to MNIALKPLLLVLLAGLSGSAFAEETTKPVTEQLVDTLTQLSGGPHAKFRANHAKGIVAEGVFTPAASAAEITKASIFTTSNPVTVRYSDATGVPNIPDADGNAFPKGIAIRFNLPDQSLADLVCISVNGFPSATPEDFLGLLNAVAASGKETTKPTTIEKYLGSHPAALKFVTTPKLPPESFATQAFFGVNAFKFINAKGETHYGRYRIEPVTGQKFLSPEAAKAADANYLMNELPARLKNGPYSYKISVQIADAGDTLNDATVTWPDTRRVVELGTLQIKNIKADGASYERQVMFSPLNLVDGIEPSDDPILLARPGAYAVSFGRRLQ; encoded by the coding sequence ATGAACATTGCCTTAAAACCTTTGCTTTTAGTCCTGCTGGCGGGCTTATCCGGCAGTGCATTTGCCGAAGAAACGACCAAACCTGTCACCGAACAACTGGTAGATACCCTGACCCAGTTATCAGGCGGACCACATGCCAAGTTTCGCGCTAACCATGCCAAAGGCATTGTCGCCGAAGGCGTATTCACGCCAGCCGCCAGTGCCGCCGAAATTACCAAGGCCAGCATTTTCACCACATCCAACCCTGTCACCGTACGTTATTCCGATGCGACTGGCGTACCGAATATTCCAGATGCCGATGGCAATGCATTTCCCAAGGGTATCGCCATTCGCTTCAACCTGCCTGACCAAAGCCTGGCTGACCTGGTATGCATCTCGGTAAATGGCTTCCCTTCGGCAACGCCTGAAGATTTTCTGGGTCTGCTGAATGCCGTGGCCGCCTCCGGCAAGGAAACAACCAAGCCCACAACGATTGAAAAGTACCTGGGCAGCCATCCAGCCGCGCTGAAATTTGTCACTACGCCCAAGCTGCCGCCTGAGAGTTTTGCCACCCAGGCGTTTTTTGGCGTGAATGCCTTCAAGTTCATCAATGCCAAGGGCGAAACCCACTATGGCCGCTATCGCATCGAGCCGGTGACTGGTCAGAAATTTCTCTCGCCAGAAGCTGCCAAGGCAGCCGATGCCAATTACCTGATGAACGAGCTGCCAGCCAGACTGAAAAATGGCCCATACAGCTACAAGATTTCAGTACAGATTGCTGACGCCGGCGATACGCTGAATGACGCTACCGTGACCTGGCCAGACACCCGCCGCGTGGTGGAGCTGGGCACGTTACAGATCAAGAACATCAAGGCAGACGGAGCGAGCTATGAACGCCAGGTGATGTTCAGCCCGCTCAATCTGGTCGATGGCATTGAACCTAGCGATGACCCCATCCTGCTGGCACGCCCAGGGGCGTATGCCGTGAGTTTTGGCCGCCGCTTGCAGTAA
- a CDS encoding EAL domain-containing protein: protein MGRLENFVPVGCKACRDKTKLGIDFTMAFQPIVDISDSSIFGYEALVRGINNEGAASILSQLNDENRYLFDQSIRVKAIDLAQQLNLQGMLSINFLPNAVYKPETCIRATLEAAAEVNFPTDRIMFEVTEGERVIDNEHLRNIFIEYKKHNFTTAIDDFGAGYAGLNLLADWQPDIIKLDMAMTRNIHQDRVRRALVFGILSICRELSIKVIAEGIEVREECLTLADEGVTLFQGYFFAKPGFECLPTVPDEVWPLVKSRRVRDSRR from the coding sequence ATGGGTAGATTAGAAAACTTCGTTCCGGTGGGCTGCAAGGCATGCCGCGACAAAACCAAGCTCGGCATCGACTTCACCATGGCGTTTCAGCCGATTGTAGATATTTCGGACAGCAGTATCTTCGGTTACGAGGCCCTGGTGCGCGGCATCAATAACGAAGGCGCCGCCAGCATTCTTTCCCAGTTGAACGATGAAAACCGCTACCTGTTTGACCAATCCATACGAGTCAAAGCGATCGACCTGGCACAACAGCTGAATTTGCAGGGCATGCTCAGCATCAATTTTTTGCCCAATGCCGTCTATAAGCCGGAAACCTGCATACGCGCCACGCTGGAAGCCGCGGCCGAAGTCAACTTTCCCACCGACAGGATCATGTTTGAAGTCACGGAAGGCGAGCGCGTCATCGACAACGAGCACCTGCGCAATATCTTCATTGAATACAAAAAACACAACTTCACCACCGCCATCGATGACTTTGGGGCGGGCTATGCCGGGCTCAACCTGCTCGCTGACTGGCAACCGGACATCATCAAGCTAGACATGGCGATGACCCGAAATATCCACCAGGACCGCGTTCGCCGCGCACTGGTATTCGGCATTCTGTCGATTTGCCGCGAGCTGTCTATCAAGGTGATTGCAGAAGGGATTGAAGTCCGAGAAGAATGTCTTACCCTGGCCGACGAAGGCGTGACCTTGTTCCAGGGGTATTTCTTCGCAAAACCCGGCTTTGAATGTCTGCCTACAGTTCCTGACGAGGTCTGGCCCTTGGTCAAATCGCGCCGGGTTCGGGATAGCAGGAGATAG
- a CDS encoding GGDEF domain-containing protein, translating into MVSTLDPNDIPHAGKSSLMKSFITFGISSLLILISLAAFLITVEWQEFRRASAAHQSTVKLKLLLLYAEKLSRERGPTNAILGNADADDSQLRQPLKLARQETDDAYARLCASIGCNKTPNKLISELGMLAQELEQERKTIDRLASLPLKERGNEQVSAQIERMVGFINTIRPLITTLSNDVIISSSDISLLITEARLAATLREYAGQLGSALTLSLSFKRERTLKEQLKLERLKGHIEELHMRLSAHLAVAALPAEIADAKAKMEEEYFVEATAYLDSIEASTNLQTLPSPDTFYKTYVPLMDSILTLRDALLAEAEASTIKAKQDALLALSVVSILMLVFLALTIKKLRIIHQQVVVPMMQASHALRSISAGHYQEISHSNNLPEEIDEVMEGINTLNRQIKARIGLEQERDELVKTLTLQSSTDFLTGLKNRRGFYEAANIEYSRAQRHASESCIMLIDIDHFKTVNDTYGHSAGDWALTFIGGILKDNSRIHDISARHGGEEFICMLGNSNLEEGCLFAEKIRTLIQAAMVDIGPDLTPIKLTVSIGITSSQFQHPPLDMMIEQADRALYMAKNLGRNRVQRFDDSALAATAQYPLL; encoded by the coding sequence ATGGTAAGCACGCTGGATCCGAATGACATCCCGCACGCAGGCAAGAGCAGCCTGATGAAGAGCTTTATTACTTTCGGCATTTCATCGCTGCTTATACTGATCAGCCTCGCCGCCTTTCTAATTACAGTGGAGTGGCAGGAGTTCAGACGCGCCAGTGCAGCCCATCAGTCCACCGTCAAACTCAAGCTTTTGTTGCTTTATGCAGAAAAACTCTCGCGTGAGCGCGGGCCAACCAATGCCATTCTTGGAAATGCCGATGCTGATGACAGCCAACTGCGACAACCTCTGAAGCTTGCGAGACAGGAAACGGATGACGCTTATGCACGTCTCTGCGCTTCGATAGGCTGTAACAAAACGCCAAACAAACTGATCAGTGAGCTTGGCATGCTGGCGCAGGAACTCGAGCAAGAGAGGAAAACGATAGATAGGCTGGCAAGCCTTCCGCTGAAGGAACGCGGAAATGAGCAAGTCAGCGCGCAGATCGAACGCATGGTTGGCTTTATAAACACCATAAGGCCGTTGATCACGACCCTTAGCAACGATGTCATCATCTCGTCATCGGATATCAGTCTGCTGATTACCGAAGCTCGTCTGGCTGCAACATTGCGCGAATATGCGGGACAATTAGGATCGGCACTTACCCTCTCACTCAGCTTCAAGCGCGAAAGAACCCTGAAAGAACAGCTTAAGTTGGAGCGCCTGAAGGGACATATTGAAGAGTTGCATATGCGCCTTTCCGCTCATTTGGCCGTGGCAGCGCTGCCGGCTGAAATTGCCGATGCAAAAGCCAAAATGGAAGAAGAGTATTTTGTAGAAGCCACTGCCTACCTGGACAGTATCGAAGCATCCACGAATCTGCAGACACTCCCCAGCCCTGACACATTCTATAAAACCTATGTGCCCTTGATGGATTCGATTCTGACCCTGCGGGATGCGCTGTTGGCGGAAGCCGAAGCCAGTACGATCAAGGCCAAACAAGATGCATTGCTTGCTCTCAGTGTGGTGAGCATTCTGATGCTGGTCTTTCTGGCATTGACCATCAAGAAACTGCGCATTATTCATCAACAGGTCGTGGTTCCGATGATGCAGGCCTCTCACGCGCTCAGATCGATCAGTGCTGGCCATTATCAGGAAATTAGCCATTCGAACAATCTGCCGGAAGAAATTGACGAGGTAATGGAAGGCATCAACACCTTGAACCGTCAGATCAAAGCCCGTATTGGCCTGGAGCAGGAACGGGATGAGTTGGTGAAGACACTGACCCTGCAGTCTTCAACGGACTTCCTGACCGGCTTGAAAAATCGTCGTGGCTTTTATGAGGCTGCCAATATCGAATACTCCCGGGCACAACGGCATGCCAGCGAAAGCTGCATCATGCTCATCGACATTGATCATTTCAAGACGGTGAATGATACCTACGGGCATTCCGCAGGCGACTGGGCACTGACCTTTATTGGCGGCATTCTGAAAGATAATTCACGCATACACGACATCTCGGCGCGGCATGGTGGGGAAGAGTTCATCTGCATGCTGGGCAACAGCAATCTGGAGGAGGGCTGCCTGTTTGCCGAAAAAATCCGCACGCTGATTCAAGCCGCCATGGTCGACATTGGACCAGACTTAACGCCGATCAAACTCACGGTCAGCATAGGCATCACCAGCAGCCAGTTTCAGCACCCGCCACTGGATATGATGATCGAGCAGGCAGACCGTGCGCTGTATATGGCCAAAAACCTGGGGCGTAACCGCGTACAGCGCTTTGACGACAGTGCGCTTGCCGCTACGGCACAATATCCGCTGCTGTGA